Proteins encoded in a region of the Elizabethkingia bruuniana genome:
- a CDS encoding O-methyltransferase: MKTDLFLEIDNYISGLLAPEDQPLKDTIKSLDAAGLPQHSVSANQGKFLQVMMMACNAKKVLELGTLGGYSTIWIARALPVDGKVITIEVDPSHGKVAQQNIDNANLSDKVDLRVGRALDILPQIIKEEDEKFDMIFIDADKPPYTEYFNYALQLSRPGTIIILDNVIREGQVLDNESKDEKVQGVQRLNKLLSNNKDVTATILQTIGSKEHDGIAIAVVNNKS, from the coding sequence ATGAAAACAGATCTTTTCTTAGAAATCGACAATTACATTAGTGGTTTACTTGCACCTGAAGACCAACCATTAAAGGACACAATTAAATCTCTGGATGCAGCAGGACTTCCTCAGCATAGTGTTTCTGCCAATCAGGGAAAATTTTTGCAGGTAATGATGATGGCCTGCAATGCAAAAAAAGTTCTGGAATTAGGGACTTTGGGCGGTTATAGTACGATCTGGATTGCACGTGCTTTACCTGTAGATGGTAAAGTTATTACAATAGAAGTTGATCCATCTCACGGAAAAGTAGCTCAACAAAATATAGATAATGCAAATCTTTCAGATAAAGTAGATCTAAGGGTTGGTAGAGCATTAGATATCTTACCTCAAATAATAAAAGAAGAGGATGAAAAATTCGATATGATTTTTATTGATGCTGATAAACCTCCTTATACAGAATACTTTAACTATGCATTACAATTATCGAGACCTGGCACCATTATTATTCTTGATAATGTAATCAGAGAGGGACAGGTTCTTGACAATGAGAGCAAAGATGAAAAAGTGCAAGGTGTACAGAGATTGAATAAACTATTAAGCAATAATAAAGATGTTACTGCTACCATACTACAGACTATTGGTTCTAAAGAACATGACGGGATAGCTATCGCTGTTGTTAATAATAAATCTTAA
- a CDS encoding DUF2306 domain-containing protein, producing MRKFLFVIVSIFALLIGIYPFMYAFVDHKHTFLGSKTPEVLHNIIWQLSFYSHIIFGGLSLFIGWRQFGKKFRDKHIKLHRNIGKLYVISVIISSVAGIYMGFYANGGIISGTGFILLGLIWFSTTVMALSQIRKGNIIQHQQLMTYSYACTFAAVTLRLWLPLLTIITKDSALSYLVVAWLSWVPNLIAAYFINRKTFIINRAKTI from the coding sequence ATGAGGAAATTCTTATTTGTTATCGTCAGTATTTTTGCTCTTCTTATCGGAATCTATCCGTTTATGTATGCTTTTGTAGATCACAAACATACTTTTCTGGGGTCTAAAACTCCGGAAGTTCTTCACAATATTATCTGGCAGCTGTCATTCTACAGCCACATTATCTTTGGGGGATTATCGCTTTTTATCGGATGGCGGCAGTTTGGTAAAAAGTTCAGGGACAAACATATAAAACTACACAGGAATATCGGAAAACTATATGTAATATCGGTTATTATAAGCTCTGTTGCCGGAATTTATATGGGATTTTATGCCAATGGCGGTATTATATCCGGAACCGGATTTATCTTACTGGGACTCATCTGGTTTAGTACAACAGTTATGGCTTTATCACAGATCAGAAAAGGAAATATTATACAACACCAGCAACTGATGACCTATAGCTATGCCTGTACTTTTGCTGCCGTTACACTCAGATTATGGCTTCCACTATTAACCATTATAACAAAAGATTCAGCACTCTCCTATCTGGTAGTAGCATGGTTAAGCTGGGTTCCAAATCTTATAGCTGCGTATTTTATTAACAGAAAAACATTTATCATCAACAGGGCAAAAACCATCTAA
- a CDS encoding DUF2200 domain-containing protein, with the protein MNSNNERVYKMSFAGVYPHYIQKAEKKGRTKAEVDEIIFWLTGYDAKSLQQHIDQKTNFEDFFGHAPQINPDVSKITGVICGYRVEEIEDPLMQKVRYLDKLIDELAKGKSMEKILRK; encoded by the coding sequence ATGAATAGTAATAACGAAAGAGTATACAAAATGTCCTTTGCCGGTGTATATCCGCATTACATTCAGAAAGCTGAAAAGAAAGGGAGAACAAAAGCTGAGGTAGATGAGATTATATTCTGGCTTACAGGTTATGATGCAAAAAGCTTACAGCAGCATATAGATCAGAAAACCAACTTCGAAGATTTTTTCGGCCATGCACCACAGATTAATCCGGATGTATCAAAAATTACGGGGGTTATTTGCGGGTACAGGGTAGAGGAAATTGAAGATCCATTGATGCAGAAAGTACGCTATCTGGATAAATTGATAGATGAACTGGCGAAAGGAAAGAGTATGGAGAAGATTCTGAGAAAATAG
- a CDS encoding helix-turn-helix domain-containing protein has translation MPDLDIRFLSIPVIFYLSSVFITCFSAFLILGKAKKQTADYLLAVWFFIIAIHLVFFILFYSDQFSNFPHLLGIDIPIPLIHGPMLYLYILCLTGRQPNKYKWLLHFAPTILTYIYLINFFMLPPQEKIHVYEYGSTAYRFFRKIIMVIIILSGILYVILSIKAVRQYKSQISDLYSNTEKINLNWSYYLITGIALIWIAVIIKNETLIFTLVSLFILVAAYFGISRVGILEFTPKQSDAPEEKQTEQNDDIIAVKYQKNFVGENAIQDTYKKLTYQMEYEKLYKDPELNLNQVAVLLDVHPNILSQTINSVENKNFYDYINQHRIEEFKRIVVLPENQKFTILSLAFESGFNSKTSFNRNFKKYMDCSPREFIKNQNMNRE, from the coding sequence ATGCCGGATCTCGATATTCGTTTTTTGTCAATTCCTGTAATATTTTATCTCTCAAGTGTTTTCATTACTTGTTTTTCTGCTTTTCTTATTCTTGGAAAAGCTAAAAAACAGACTGCGGATTACTTGTTGGCAGTATGGTTCTTTATTATAGCAATACATCTTGTTTTTTTTATCTTATTCTATTCCGATCAATTTTCCAATTTCCCACATCTTCTTGGAATAGATATTCCTATACCACTAATACATGGTCCAATGTTGTATTTATATATTTTATGCCTTACAGGCCGGCAACCTAATAAATACAAATGGCTGTTGCATTTTGCACCTACCATTCTAACCTATATTTACCTTATAAATTTTTTCATGTTGCCCCCTCAGGAGAAGATCCATGTATATGAATATGGTAGTACCGCCTACAGATTCTTCCGAAAAATCATCATGGTAATCATTATTCTATCCGGTATTTTGTATGTTATACTCAGTATTAAGGCAGTCCGTCAATATAAAAGTCAAATCTCCGACCTGTATTCCAATACTGAAAAAATTAATCTGAACTGGTCTTATTACCTTATCACAGGTATTGCGCTAATTTGGATCGCAGTAATTATAAAGAATGAAACTCTAATCTTTACATTGGTTAGTTTATTTATCCTTGTAGCTGCCTACTTTGGAATCAGTCGTGTTGGTATTTTAGAATTTACGCCCAAACAATCTGATGCCCCTGAAGAAAAACAAACCGAACAGAACGATGACATTATTGCTGTAAAATATCAGAAAAACTTTGTGGGAGAAAATGCAATACAGGACACCTATAAAAAGTTAACATATCAGATGGAGTATGAAAAGTTGTATAAAGATCCGGAACTCAATTTGAATCAAGTGGCAGTTTTATTGGATGTTCATCCGAACATACTCTCACAAACAATCAATTCTGTTGAAAACAAAAATTTCTACGACTATATAAACCAACATCGGATTGAAGAATTTAAAAGAATTGTGGTATTACCAGAAAATCAAAAGTTCACGATTCTTTCTTTAGCTTTTGAGAGCGGGTTCAATTCCAAAACTTCTTTTAATCGGAATTTTAAGAAATATATGGATTGCTCACCAAGAGAGTTTATAAAAAATCAGAATATGAATAGAGAATAA